The proteins below are encoded in one region of Flammeovirga kamogawensis:
- a CDS encoding DUF4382 domain-containing protein codes for MQTRTLSECLVDLLSFESTDTLIWTEETLPIGTLEVAELDLDKAGESYVKETGNDIPVDLHVTKPRLEFRVEEGLEVAANVKYVIQLDMNGSLRLNQNNNKYNLQPQSSAENSYGILTLVQVN; via the coding sequence ATACAAACCCGTACTCTATCAGAATGTTTAGTAGACTTACTTAGTTTTGAAAGCACAGATACTTTAATCTGGACAGAAGAAACTTTACCTATTGGTACTTTAGAAGTAGCTGAGTTAGACCTTGATAAGGCAGGAGAAAGTTATGTTAAAGAAACAGGTAATGATATCCCTGTTGACCTACATGTAACTAAGCCTCGTTTAGAATTTAGAGTTGAAGAAGGTTTAGAGGTTGCTGCAAATGTAAAATATGTGATTCAACTTGATATGAATGGAAGCCTCCGTTTAAATCAAAATAATAATAAGTACAACCTACAGCCACAATCTTCTGCAGAAAATAGCTATGGAATTCTTACTTTAGTTCAGGTAAATTAA
- the hrpB gene encoding ATP-dependent helicase HrpB, which translates to MAIDYSKLDLPVKEIIPKVIDLLKEEPTIIVKAPPGAGKSTLIPLTLLDEEWLKDKKIYMLEPRRLAAKSIATRMSELLGEKVGQTVGYRVRFDTRVSDETRIEVLTEGILTRMIHSDNALENAGLIIFDEFHERSLHADVAMALCRETQQVLRDDLKIMVMSATLDMPQLSAMLDNCPIVESEGRMFPVALNYVGDADRFLLPELTARTIMNAVKEHDGDVLCFLPGQGEIKKCEGILRGQLKDFAIHPLYGQLSHGKQKAAISPNREGKRKIVLATSIAETSLTIQGVTIVVDTGFTRTQQFDPNSGLSRLETVMVSKDAADQRAGRAGRLGPGVCYRMWSAATNSRLDEQRIPEIEQADLASLVLDMAQWGIINPAELSWVTPPPRGHILQARDTLEQLEALENNKITTHGKAIHRLPCHPRIAHMLLYAEEHDLLDLATDLAAIVEERDPLPREAGIDINLRVEGLRRYRAEKHTGGRFRQIEKVAESYRRLFKMQPENDEVDDFETGVLLAHAYPERIACSKPGNNAQFQLANGKIAAAGHRDDLADEQWLAVAHIDARDGMGKIFMASALDPKDLAPMVREKEIVTWDTEDGGLIATKDLRIGNIVLKSTPLQNPDPSHLIKAITAAIKKEGKQLLNFDEEVEQWQARIMSLKKWNPQENWPDVSTETLLLTNEEWLLPYLDKIKRPDDLKKLKLKDILHHSLPWDKQEVLDKLAPSKIAVPSGSHIKLKYLQNGNDPVLAVRLQECFGLSETPTVNNGIQKVVLHLLSPGFKPVQITSDLNSFWNNAYFEVKKDLKRRYPKHSWPEDPWTEEAVRGVKRKKS; encoded by the coding sequence GTGGCGATAGATTATTCAAAATTAGACCTTCCTGTAAAGGAAATTATTCCTAAAGTAATTGACCTATTAAAAGAGGAACCAACAATTATAGTAAAAGCACCTCCTGGTGCAGGGAAAAGTACTTTAATACCTCTTACTTTATTAGATGAAGAGTGGTTAAAAGACAAGAAAATTTATATGCTTGAACCTCGTAGGCTTGCAGCAAAATCCATTGCTACAAGAATGAGTGAGTTACTTGGTGAAAAAGTAGGACAAACAGTTGGTTATAGAGTACGTTTTGACACAAGAGTATCTGATGAAACACGTATAGAAGTACTCACAGAAGGTATTCTTACACGTATGATTCATTCTGATAATGCTTTAGAAAATGCTGGCCTTATCATTTTTGATGAATTCCACGAAAGAAGTTTACATGCAGATGTGGCAATGGCTTTATGTAGAGAAACGCAACAAGTTTTGCGTGATGATCTTAAAATAATGGTCATGTCAGCTACTTTAGATATGCCACAACTTTCTGCAATGCTAGACAATTGCCCTATTGTTGAAAGTGAAGGTAGAATGTTTCCGGTAGCTTTAAATTATGTAGGTGATGCTGATAGATTTCTACTCCCTGAGTTAACGGCTCGTACCATTATGAATGCTGTAAAAGAACATGATGGTGATGTTCTGTGCTTTTTACCCGGACAAGGTGAGATAAAAAAATGCGAAGGTATTTTAAGAGGTCAATTAAAAGATTTTGCAATCCATCCTTTATATGGACAGTTATCACATGGAAAACAAAAAGCTGCTATTTCTCCAAATAGAGAAGGAAAACGAAAAATTGTTTTGGCTACTTCCATTGCTGAAACAAGTTTAACAATACAAGGTGTTACTATTGTAGTTGATACTGGTTTTACAAGAACACAACAATTTGATCCAAATTCTGGTTTATCACGTTTAGAAACAGTTATGGTGTCTAAAGATGCCGCAGACCAAAGAGCTGGACGTGCTGGTAGATTGGGACCCGGTGTGTGTTATAGAATGTGGAGTGCTGCAACAAATTCTAGATTAGATGAACAAAGAATTCCAGAAATTGAGCAAGCTGATTTAGCTTCTTTAGTGTTAGATATGGCACAATGGGGTATTATAAACCCTGCCGAATTATCTTGGGTTACCCCTCCTCCACGCGGGCATATTTTGCAGGCTAGAGATACACTTGAACAATTAGAAGCTCTAGAAAATAATAAAATTACTACTCATGGTAAAGCAATACATAGATTACCTTGCCATCCTAGAATTGCACATATGTTGCTATATGCTGAGGAGCATGATTTACTCGATTTAGCCACAGATTTAGCTGCAATTGTTGAAGAAAGAGACCCTTTACCAAGAGAAGCAGGAATTGATATTAATCTAAGAGTTGAGGGATTAAGAAGATATAGGGCTGAAAAACATACTGGGGGTAGGTTTAGACAAATTGAAAAAGTTGCTGAATCTTACCGAAGACTTTTTAAAATGCAACCTGAAAATGATGAAGTCGATGACTTTGAAACAGGTGTTCTTTTAGCACATGCCTACCCAGAAAGAATAGCTTGTTCTAAACCTGGTAATAATGCACAATTTCAATTAGCAAACGGTAAAATTGCAGCTGCAGGCCATAGAGATGATCTTGCAGATGAACAATGGTTAGCTGTTGCTCATATTGATGCAAGAGATGGAATGGGTAAAATATTTATGGCTTCTGCTTTAGATCCCAAAGACCTTGCTCCTATGGTAAGAGAAAAAGAAATTGTTACTTGGGATACAGAAGATGGAGGTTTAATTGCTACAAAAGATCTTAGAATTGGTAATATCGTTCTTAAATCTACACCATTACAAAATCCAGATCCATCTCATCTTATAAAAGCAATTACTGCTGCTATTAAAAAAGAAGGTAAACAACTTCTAAATTTTGATGAAGAGGTAGAACAATGGCAAGCTAGGATTATGAGTTTAAAAAAATGGAACCCTCAAGAGAATTGGCCTGATGTTTCTACAGAAACTTTATTGCTTACAAATGAGGAGTGGTTATTACCTTATTTAGATAAAATAAAACGCCCTGATGATTTAAAGAAATTAAAACTTAAAGATATTCTTCACCATAGTTTACCATGGGATAAACAAGAAGTATTAGATAAGTTAGCACCTTCTAAAATTGCAGTGCCTAGCGGTTCTCATATAAAACTTAAGTATTTACAAAATGGTAACGATCCCGTTTTGGCTGTACGCTTACAAGAATGCTTTGGCCTTTCTGAAACACCAACAGTAAATAATGGTATTCAAAAGGTGGTGTTACATTTGCTATCACCAGGTTTTAAGCCTGTACAAATAACGTCTGACCTAAATAGCTTCTGGAATAATGCTTATTTTGAAGTTAAAAAAGATCTAAAAAGAAGATACCCTAAACATAGTTGGCCAGAAGACCCTTGGACTGAAGAAGCAGTTAGAGGAGTAAAAAGAAAAAAGAGTTAG
- a CDS encoding rhodanese-like domain-containing protein produces MYTYKSFNYNIMGDNGLCNLIKQGATLIDVREKKEFDTLHLAEAVNITLKDLITTPDVVLNLNLPLIVCSENGDSSLKAKQFLKENMNINVVDAGPWKNLCDMSSSTVDYLF; encoded by the coding sequence ATGTACACTTATAAATCATTTAATTATAATATTATGGGCGATAACGGATTGTGTAACTTAATAAAGCAAGGAGCTACTTTAATTGATGTGAGAGAAAAAAAAGAATTCGACACTTTACATCTAGCTGAAGCTGTAAATATTACTTTAAAAGACTTAATTACTACACCAGATGTGGTTTTAAATTTGAACTTACCTTTAATTGTTTGTAGTGAAAATGGTGACTCATCATTGAAAGCAAAACAATTTTTAAAAGAAAATATGAATATTAATGTTGTTGATGCTGGACCATGGAAAAACTTGTGTGATATGTCTTCTTCAACTGTAGATTACTTATTTTAA
- a CDS encoding sulfatase-like hydrolase/transferase, with protein sequence MKKGNLLFLTLLAFVGLGCQKSNTDTASKKEVKKPNIVLVYLDDLGYGDIGVNGATSFKTPNIDNLANGGVNFTNGYASSATCTPSRYAILTGQYPWRKNARILPGTAPLLIDTAQVTLPKMLQGVGYKTAIIGKWHLGLGDANKDWNKHISPGPNEVGYDYSYIMAATQDRVPTVYIKDGDVVGLDPNDPIEIDYKNNFPGQTSGKENPELTTMKWHHGHNSSIINGIPRIGYMKGGKSAIWSDVDMADHFLDGVKTYIKDNAKSEKPFFLTYTMQQPHVPRTPHPRFAGKSGLGPRGDVILEADWCIGELMATLEEQGILENTLIIFSSDNGPVLNDGYYDDAVEKIGDHKPAGPFRGGKYSLFEAGTHVPFITYWKGQIQPATSDALVCQMDLFSSIADLVGSDVKGPDSQDLLPAFLGKSKVGRESLILEATTRTSLRKGDWIFIPPYKGPKINKHVNIELGNSKTVALYNLKNDPSQQHNVAKENPEIVAQMLKEFETLRGKGYKNTKQLELK encoded by the coding sequence ATGAAAAAAGGAAATTTATTATTCTTAACTTTACTAGCATTCGTAGGTTTAGGATGTCAAAAAAGTAACACAGACACAGCTTCTAAAAAAGAAGTTAAGAAACCAAATATTGTATTGGTTTACCTAGACGATCTAGGTTATGGAGATATTGGAGTAAACGGAGCTACAAGTTTTAAAACACCAAATATTGATAACCTTGCAAATGGTGGAGTTAATTTTACAAACGGTTATGCATCTTCTGCAACTTGTACACCATCACGATATGCAATTTTAACCGGTCAATATCCTTGGAGAAAGAATGCAAGAATATTACCTGGTACAGCTCCATTATTAATTGATACAGCACAAGTGACATTACCTAAAATGTTACAAGGTGTTGGGTACAAAACAGCAATTATTGGTAAATGGCACCTTGGTTTAGGAGATGCAAATAAGGATTGGAACAAACACATTTCTCCTGGTCCTAACGAAGTAGGTTACGACTATTCTTATATTATGGCGGCAACTCAAGATAGAGTTCCTACTGTTTATATAAAAGATGGAGATGTAGTAGGGTTAGACCCTAACGATCCTATAGAAATTGATTACAAAAACAATTTCCCTGGTCAAACTTCTGGTAAAGAAAATCCAGAATTAACGACAATGAAATGGCATCATGGTCATAATTCATCAATTATTAATGGCATACCTAGAATTGGCTACATGAAAGGTGGCAAGTCTGCTATCTGGAGTGATGTTGATATGGCAGATCATTTCTTAGACGGTGTAAAAACATACATTAAAGATAATGCTAAATCGGAAAAGCCTTTCTTTTTAACATATACAATGCAGCAACCTCACGTTCCAAGAACACCACATCCTCGTTTTGCAGGTAAATCTGGTTTAGGACCAAGAGGAGATGTTATTTTAGAGGCTGATTGGTGTATTGGTGAGTTAATGGCAACTTTAGAAGAGCAAGGTATTTTAGAAAACACTTTAATTATTTTCTCTTCAGATAACGGACCAGTTTTAAACGATGGTTATTACGATGATGCAGTAGAAAAAATTGGTGACCATAAACCAGCAGGTCCATTTAGAGGTGGTAAATACAGTCTTTTTGAAGCTGGAACACACGTGCCATTTATTACCTACTGGAAAGGACAAATTCAACCAGCAACTTCTGATGCTTTAGTTTGTCAAATGGATTTATTCTCTTCTATCGCAGATTTAGTTGGGAGTGATGTAAAAGGTCCTGATTCACAAGATTTATTACCTGCATTTTTAGGTAAATCAAAAGTTGGTAGAGAATCATTAATTTTAGAAGCAACAACTAGAACATCCTTAAGAAAAGGTGATTGGATTTTTATTCCTCCATATAAAGGACCAAAAATTAATAAGCATGTTAATATTGAATTAGGTAACTCTAAAACGGTAGCACTTTATAATTTAAAGAACGATCCGTCTCAGCAACATAACGTAGCTAAAGAAAATCCTGAAATAGTAGCTCAAATGCTTAAAGAATTTGAAACATTAAGAGGGAAAGGGTATAAGAACACGAAACAATTAGAATTAAAATAA